One genomic segment of Brassica napus cultivar Da-Ae chromosome A3, Da-Ae, whole genome shotgun sequence includes these proteins:
- the LOC106442220 gene encoding probable leucine-rich repeat receptor-like serine/threonine-protein kinase At3g14840 isoform X1, protein MSLNRLIFPYFILVSLFLSCFASSQTLPKEEVDALRAVATALKKSNWNFNVDPCDLTSSDGGWRKPNADKLFEDKVTCSCTSTVCHVTKIVLKAQSLQGSLPKEFAGLPFLQEIDLSRNYLNGSVPPEWGTLPLINLTLLANRITGPIPKEIGNITTLQNLILESNQISGNLPPELGNLKNIQRILLGTNYLTGDIPSTFSKLTKLTEFRISDNQFTGTIPDFIQNWTELTKLTIQASGLVGPIPSGIGTLVKLTDLRISDLNGPSSPFPPLQNMTSMQTLIIRNSNLTGELPDYLVSITTLKLLDLSFNKLSGPIPATYKDLWNVDNVYFTSNMLSGEVPKWMVENADKIDLTYNNFSRDATTSQCHTREANLFSSTRPLVANNYSNVYCLSPYICPKSKSLNLYNYIYHIAKHLIYFLFMLSALYGLHINCGGDELTVNGNKYEADRLDSTFYDSRTGWFSSNTGHFLDDERSPKVPTIWTNTSELKIAEPSLYTDARLSAISLTYYAFCLGDGSYTVNLHFAEIMFSDNETYSSLGRRFFDIYVQGKLEVKDFDIVSEAKGVGRAVVKSFRVMVTNGTLEIRLFWAGKGTQAIPVRGSYGALISAVSVDQNFTIGRNWALVGAAVASTVFLGLLICGILCCRRCLRPKSQMEKDFKNLDCKISSFSLKQIKIATDNFNPANKIGEGGFGPVHKGKLTDGTLIAVKQLSSKSKQGNREFLNEIGMISALQHPHLVKLYGCCVEGGQLLLIYEYLVNNSLARALFGPLKTQIRLDWPIRQKICLGIARGLAFLHEESRLKIVHRDIKAANVLLDKELNPKISDFGLAKLDEQENTHMSTRVAGTYGYMAPEYAVKGHLTDKADVYSFGVVALEIVHGRGSTSARSKAQTFYLLDWVHVLREQNRLMEVVDPRLGTDYNREEAMKMIQIGILCTSLDPSDRPSMSTVVSMLEGHSTVDVEELLETSFSRENEKDEGSPVIFFGFFVFLLTKKMISRLFY, encoded by the exons ATGTCGTTGAACCGACTTATCTTCCCTTACTTCATCCTcgtctctctcttcctctcctgCTTCGCCTCCTCTCAAACACTACCCAAAGAAGAAG TTGATGCTTTAAGAGCCGTAGCGACGGCTTTGAAGAAGAGTAACTGGAATTTCAATGTCGATCCATGCGACCTCACCTCATCTGATGGTGGTTGGAGAAAGCCTAACGCCGATAAATTATTTGAAGACAAAGTTACTTGTAGCTGCACCTCTACCGTTTGCCACGTCACCAAGAT AGTTCTCAAGGCACAAAGCCTCCAAGGATCTCTTCCTAAAGAGTTTGCAGGACTTCCTTTTCTGCAAGAGAT TGATCTGTCTAGAAACTATCTCAACGGTTCTGTTCCTCCCGAGTGGGGAACCTTGCCACTTATAAACCT CACACTGCTTGCCAACCGGATAACCGGTCCAATCCCGAAAGAGATTGGAAACATTACAACCCTTCAAAACCT TATCTTGGAATCTAATCAAATCTCAGGGAACTTACCTCCAGAGCTCGGGAATCTAAAGAACATTCAAAGAAT CCTTCTTGGCACGAACTACTTGACTGGGGACATCCCAAGTACATTTTCCAAACTTACCAAGTTGACTGAGTT CCGTATAAGTGACAACCAGTTTACCGGAACCATACCAGATTTCATCCAGAACTGGACAGAACTTACAAAATT AACTATTCAAGCAAGTGGTTTAGTTGGACCGATTCCTAGTGGCATTGGTACTCTTGTGAAGTTAACAGACTT gAGAATCAGTGACTTGAATGGTCCTAGTTCTCCATTTCCACCACTACAAAACATGACATCCATGCAGACATT GATTATTAGGAACTCCAATCTTACAGGAGAACTACCTGATTATCTTGTATCAATCACAACATTAAAGCTCTT AGATCTTAGCTTTAACAAACTAAGTGGACCAATCCCAGCAACATATAAGGATCTTTGGAATGTAGATAATGT ATATTTTACAAGTAACATGTTAAGTGGGGAAGTACCAAAATGGATGGTAGAAAATGCAGACAAGAT TGATCTTACTTACAATAACTTCTCCAGAGATGCAACAACCTCACAATGTCACACGAGAGAAGC GAACTTGTTTTCAAGCACACGTCCTTTAGTGGCAAATAACTA CTCAAACGTTTATTGTCTGAGTCCCTACATATGTCCTAAGAGTAAGTCTTTGAATCTATATAATTACATATACCATATCGCTAAACAtctgatttattttttgtttatgttatcAGCTTTGTATGGCCTTCATATAAACTGTGGTGGAGATGAACTAACAGTCAACGGGAATAAGTATGAAGCAGATAGATTGGATAGCACCTTCTATGACAGTAGAACCGGTTGGTTTTCTAGCAACACCGGGCACTTCTTGGATGATGAACGGTCTCCCAAAGTACCAACCATATGGACTAATACATCAGAGCTTAAGATAGCAGAGCCTAGTCTTTATACAGATGCCCGTCTGTCGGCCATTTCCCTCACTTACTATGCATTTTGTCTTGGAGATGGAAGCTATACAGTTAATCTTCATTTTGCTGAAATTATGTTCAGTGACAATGAAACCTATAGCAGTTTGGGGAGACGATTCTTTGACATATATGTTCAG GGTAAACTTGAGGTTAAGGATTTTGATATTGTGAGTGAGGCAAAAGGTGTTGGAAGAGCTGTGGTTAAGAGTTTTCGGGTCATGGTTACAAATGGGACGTTGGAGATAAGATTGTTTTGGGCTGGTAAAGGAACTCAAGCTATTCCTGTAAGAGGTTCATATGGCGCTCTCATATCAGCTGTATCAGTAGATCAAA ATTTCACTATTGGTAGAAACTGGGCCTTGGTTGGTGCTGCAGTCGCTTCGACAGTGTTTCTTGGGCTTTTAATCTGTGGTATTTTATGCTGTCGACGTTGCTTGAGACCCAAGAGTCAGATGGAGAAAG ATTTCAAGAACTTGGATTGCAAGATTAGTTCCTTCTCCTTGAAGCAAATCAAAATTGCTACAGACAACTTTAATCCAGCAAACAAGATAGGAGAAGGTGGCTTTGGTCCTGTACACAAG GGAAAGTTGACTGATGGAACCTTAATCGCGGTGAAGCAACTATCATCTAAATCAAAGCAAGGGAACAGAGAGTTCTTGAACGAGATTGGTATGATCTCTGCACTACAACATCCACATTTGGTTAAACTATATGGATGTTGCGTAGAAGGTGGCCAGCTCTTGCTAATCTACGAGTACTTAGTAAACAACAGTCTCGCAAGAGCACTTTTCGGTCCTTTAAAGACTCAAATAAGATTAGACTGGCCAATAAGGCAGAAGATTTGCCTTGGAATAGCCAGAGGATTAGCTTTTCTCCACGAGGAATCAAGACTCAAGATCGTGCACAGAGACATCAAAGCCGCTAATGTCTTGCTGGACAAGGAACTAAACCCGAAGATTTCGGATTTCGGTCTTGCTAAGCTTGATGAACAAGAAAATACACACATGAGCACACGAGTCGCAGGAACCTA TGGATACATGGCTCCAGAGTATGCAGTGAAAGGTCATTTGACAGATAAAGCAGACGTTTACAGCTTCGGCGTCGTGGCTCTAGAGATCGTTCATGGAAGAGGCAGCACAAGCGCACGTTCCAAAGCCCAGACCTTCTACCTTCTTGACTGG GTACACGTTCTAAGGGAGCAAAACAGGCTAATGGAAGTAGTAGACCCGAGGCTTGGAACAGACTACAACAGAGAAGAAGCAATGAAGATGATCCAGATTGGTATCCTCTGCACCAGTCTAGATCCGTCGGACAGACCGTCGATGTCGACGGTGGTGAGCATGCTCGAAGGACACTCCACGGTGGATGTTGAGGAACTTCTTGAAACTTCGTTCAGTAGGGAAAATGAGAAAGACGAAGGGAGCCCTGTTATTTTCTTTGGTTTTTTCGTGTTTTTGCTTACGAAGAAAATGATTTCTcgtctattctattaa
- the LOC106442220 gene encoding probable leucine-rich repeat receptor-like serine/threonine-protein kinase At3g14840 isoform X2 has product MSLNRLIFPYFILVSLFLSCFASSQTLPKEEVDALRAVATALKKSNWNFNVDPCDLTSSDGGWRKPNADKLFEDKVTCSCTSTVCHVTKIVLKAQSLQGSLPKEFAGLPFLQEIDLSRNYLNGSVPPEWGTLPLINLTLLANRITGPIPKEIGNITTLQNLILESNQISGNLPPELGNLKNIQRILLGTNYLTGDIPSTFSKLTKLTEFRISDNQFTGTIPDFIQNWTELTKLTIQASGLVGPIPSGIGTLVKLTDLRISDLNGPSSPFPPLQNMTSMQTLIIRNSNLTGELPDYLVSITTLKLLDLSFNKLSGPIPATYKDLWNVDNVYFTSNMLSGEVPKWMVENADKIDLTYNNFSRDATTSQCHTREANLFSSTRPLVANNYSNVYCLSPYICPKTLYGLHINCGGDELTVNGNKYEADRLDSTFYDSRTGWFSSNTGHFLDDERSPKVPTIWTNTSELKIAEPSLYTDARLSAISLTYYAFCLGDGSYTVNLHFAEIMFSDNETYSSLGRRFFDIYVQGKLEVKDFDIVSEAKGVGRAVVKSFRVMVTNGTLEIRLFWAGKGTQAIPVRGSYGALISAVSVDQNFTIGRNWALVGAAVASTVFLGLLICGILCCRRCLRPKSQMEKDFKNLDCKISSFSLKQIKIATDNFNPANKIGEGGFGPVHKGKLTDGTLIAVKQLSSKSKQGNREFLNEIGMISALQHPHLVKLYGCCVEGGQLLLIYEYLVNNSLARALFGPLKTQIRLDWPIRQKICLGIARGLAFLHEESRLKIVHRDIKAANVLLDKELNPKISDFGLAKLDEQENTHMSTRVAGTYGYMAPEYAVKGHLTDKADVYSFGVVALEIVHGRGSTSARSKAQTFYLLDWVHVLREQNRLMEVVDPRLGTDYNREEAMKMIQIGILCTSLDPSDRPSMSTVVSMLEGHSTVDVEELLETSFSRENEKDEGSPVIFFGFFVFLLTKKMISRLFY; this is encoded by the exons ATGTCGTTGAACCGACTTATCTTCCCTTACTTCATCCTcgtctctctcttcctctcctgCTTCGCCTCCTCTCAAACACTACCCAAAGAAGAAG TTGATGCTTTAAGAGCCGTAGCGACGGCTTTGAAGAAGAGTAACTGGAATTTCAATGTCGATCCATGCGACCTCACCTCATCTGATGGTGGTTGGAGAAAGCCTAACGCCGATAAATTATTTGAAGACAAAGTTACTTGTAGCTGCACCTCTACCGTTTGCCACGTCACCAAGAT AGTTCTCAAGGCACAAAGCCTCCAAGGATCTCTTCCTAAAGAGTTTGCAGGACTTCCTTTTCTGCAAGAGAT TGATCTGTCTAGAAACTATCTCAACGGTTCTGTTCCTCCCGAGTGGGGAACCTTGCCACTTATAAACCT CACACTGCTTGCCAACCGGATAACCGGTCCAATCCCGAAAGAGATTGGAAACATTACAACCCTTCAAAACCT TATCTTGGAATCTAATCAAATCTCAGGGAACTTACCTCCAGAGCTCGGGAATCTAAAGAACATTCAAAGAAT CCTTCTTGGCACGAACTACTTGACTGGGGACATCCCAAGTACATTTTCCAAACTTACCAAGTTGACTGAGTT CCGTATAAGTGACAACCAGTTTACCGGAACCATACCAGATTTCATCCAGAACTGGACAGAACTTACAAAATT AACTATTCAAGCAAGTGGTTTAGTTGGACCGATTCCTAGTGGCATTGGTACTCTTGTGAAGTTAACAGACTT gAGAATCAGTGACTTGAATGGTCCTAGTTCTCCATTTCCACCACTACAAAACATGACATCCATGCAGACATT GATTATTAGGAACTCCAATCTTACAGGAGAACTACCTGATTATCTTGTATCAATCACAACATTAAAGCTCTT AGATCTTAGCTTTAACAAACTAAGTGGACCAATCCCAGCAACATATAAGGATCTTTGGAATGTAGATAATGT ATATTTTACAAGTAACATGTTAAGTGGGGAAGTACCAAAATGGATGGTAGAAAATGCAGACAAGAT TGATCTTACTTACAATAACTTCTCCAGAGATGCAACAACCTCACAATGTCACACGAGAGAAGC GAACTTGTTTTCAAGCACACGTCCTTTAGTGGCAAATAACTA CTCAAACGTTTATTGTCTGAGTCCCTACATATGTCCTAAGA CTTTGTATGGCCTTCATATAAACTGTGGTGGAGATGAACTAACAGTCAACGGGAATAAGTATGAAGCAGATAGATTGGATAGCACCTTCTATGACAGTAGAACCGGTTGGTTTTCTAGCAACACCGGGCACTTCTTGGATGATGAACGGTCTCCCAAAGTACCAACCATATGGACTAATACATCAGAGCTTAAGATAGCAGAGCCTAGTCTTTATACAGATGCCCGTCTGTCGGCCATTTCCCTCACTTACTATGCATTTTGTCTTGGAGATGGAAGCTATACAGTTAATCTTCATTTTGCTGAAATTATGTTCAGTGACAATGAAACCTATAGCAGTTTGGGGAGACGATTCTTTGACATATATGTTCAG GGTAAACTTGAGGTTAAGGATTTTGATATTGTGAGTGAGGCAAAAGGTGTTGGAAGAGCTGTGGTTAAGAGTTTTCGGGTCATGGTTACAAATGGGACGTTGGAGATAAGATTGTTTTGGGCTGGTAAAGGAACTCAAGCTATTCCTGTAAGAGGTTCATATGGCGCTCTCATATCAGCTGTATCAGTAGATCAAA ATTTCACTATTGGTAGAAACTGGGCCTTGGTTGGTGCTGCAGTCGCTTCGACAGTGTTTCTTGGGCTTTTAATCTGTGGTATTTTATGCTGTCGACGTTGCTTGAGACCCAAGAGTCAGATGGAGAAAG ATTTCAAGAACTTGGATTGCAAGATTAGTTCCTTCTCCTTGAAGCAAATCAAAATTGCTACAGACAACTTTAATCCAGCAAACAAGATAGGAGAAGGTGGCTTTGGTCCTGTACACAAG GGAAAGTTGACTGATGGAACCTTAATCGCGGTGAAGCAACTATCATCTAAATCAAAGCAAGGGAACAGAGAGTTCTTGAACGAGATTGGTATGATCTCTGCACTACAACATCCACATTTGGTTAAACTATATGGATGTTGCGTAGAAGGTGGCCAGCTCTTGCTAATCTACGAGTACTTAGTAAACAACAGTCTCGCAAGAGCACTTTTCGGTCCTTTAAAGACTCAAATAAGATTAGACTGGCCAATAAGGCAGAAGATTTGCCTTGGAATAGCCAGAGGATTAGCTTTTCTCCACGAGGAATCAAGACTCAAGATCGTGCACAGAGACATCAAAGCCGCTAATGTCTTGCTGGACAAGGAACTAAACCCGAAGATTTCGGATTTCGGTCTTGCTAAGCTTGATGAACAAGAAAATACACACATGAGCACACGAGTCGCAGGAACCTA TGGATACATGGCTCCAGAGTATGCAGTGAAAGGTCATTTGACAGATAAAGCAGACGTTTACAGCTTCGGCGTCGTGGCTCTAGAGATCGTTCATGGAAGAGGCAGCACAAGCGCACGTTCCAAAGCCCAGACCTTCTACCTTCTTGACTGG GTACACGTTCTAAGGGAGCAAAACAGGCTAATGGAAGTAGTAGACCCGAGGCTTGGAACAGACTACAACAGAGAAGAAGCAATGAAGATGATCCAGATTGGTATCCTCTGCACCAGTCTAGATCCGTCGGACAGACCGTCGATGTCGACGGTGGTGAGCATGCTCGAAGGACACTCCACGGTGGATGTTGAGGAACTTCTTGAAACTTCGTTCAGTAGGGAAAATGAGAAAGACGAAGGGAGCCCTGTTATTTTCTTTGGTTTTTTCGTGTTTTTGCTTACGAAGAAAATGATTTCTcgtctattctattaa
- the LOC106439381 gene encoding protein trichome birefringence-like 41 produces MGLKDNAISYGSALVLSLLLLLLFPLLHETEGCDMFTGWWVKDASYPLYDPSTCPFIRREFACKKNGRPDLDYPTFRWQPQDCKLARFNGVEFLEKNKGKKIMFVGDSLSLNQWQSLTCMLHSSVPNSPYNLTTQGTISTFTFQEYGVELKLDRNVYLVDIVREKIGRVLKLDSINDGHNWSEMDTLIFNTWHWWSRRGPSQPWDYIQLGTNVTKDMDRVAAFEIALGTWGKWVDTVVNTQKTKVFFQGISPSHYKGALWGEPTAKSCAGQTEPLLGTTYPGGLPTEVGVLKRALGKISKPVTLLDITMLSLLRKDGHPSSYGLGGHTANDCSHWCLSGVPDTWNEILYNYMVY; encoded by the exons ATGGGTTTAAAGGATAACGCCATTTCTTATGGCTCTGCATTAGTGTtatcgcttcttcttcttcttctttttcctcttcttcacGAAACAGAGGGATGTGATATGTTCACGGGATGGTGGGTGAAGGACGCTTCCTATCCACTCTACGATCCCTCCACGTGTCCTTTTATACGTCGCGAGTTCGCTTGCAAGAAAAATGGACGGCCGGATCTCGATTACCCTACCTTCCGATGGCAACCTCAGGACTGCAAATTAGCAAG GTTCAATGGAGTGGAGTTTTTGGAGAAAAACAAAGGGAAGAAGATAATGTTTGTTGGTGATTCTCTTAGCCTAAATCAGTGGCAGTCTTTGACATGTATGCTTCACTCTTCCGTTCCCAATTCTCCCTATAACCTAACCACACAAGGCACTATCTCAACCTTCACATTCCAG GAGTATGGAGTAGAATTGAAGCTGGATAGGAATGTGTATTTGGTAGATATAGTGAGGGAGAAGATTGGGAGAGTGTTGAAGCTTGATTCTATCAATGACGGACATAATTGGTCAGAAATGGATACACTGATTTTCAATACTTGGCATTGGTGGAGCCGTAGAGGTCCTTCACAACC ATGGGATTATATTCAATTAGGGACTAACGTTACAAAGGACATGGACCGTGTGGCAGCATTTGAAATCGCACTAGGGACTTGGGGAAAATGGGTCGATACGGTTGTAAATACTCAGAAAACTAAAGTCTTTTTTCAAGGAATCTCACCATCTCATTACAA AGGAGCTCTATGGGGTGAACCAACGGCAAAGAGTTGCGCAGGACAGACAGAACCACTTTTGGGGACAACTTACCCAGGAGGATTGCCAACAGAAGTTGGAGTTTTGAAGAGAGCACTTGGAAAAATATCGAAACCAGTGACTTTGTTAGACATTACAATGCTTTCATTGCTTCGAAAAGATGGCCACCCTTCTAGTTATGGTCTAGGCGGCCACACCGCCAATGATTGCAGCCACTGGTGTCTCTCTGGGGTGCCTGATACTTGGAATGAGATTCTTTACAATTATATGGTTTATTAA
- the BNAA03G33600D gene encoding uncharacterized protein BNAA03G33600D isoform X1 has product MGESQILSFYWSFKTLYTLSIVLFTLLHSFPFQAQAAPPAGSLIKHMSSVLKWTTGSSSKTSSQSETANVVQFENGYLVETVVEGNEIGSLPYKIRVSDDGELYAVDEVNSNIIKITPPLSHYSRGRLVAGSFQGKTGHADGKPNEARFNHPRGVTMDDKGNVYVADTLNLAIRKIGDSGVTTIAGGKSNVAGFRDGPSEDAKFSNDFDLVYVRPTCSLLVIDRGNAALRQISLAEEDCEYHSSSISSTDHLPDILLVIGAVVIGYATCLLQQGFGHSFVSKTSEISFEEEQSGKEKLSRPVLETTTTTAKEEPGWPSFGQLLIDLCKLALEFFTSNLVPARFKTSANLRPLKDRLKMPEDEQEPPLVQRHTAPAPISESRHAHLPKQSDTYPEHKPSKTRSSSATKDPSSKHHRSSSSKRQEYAQFYASGEVVQPPKVHKERSRRRHRDKTTETEPKTTTASDTVKPVEYSNSSKFDHFNMRNSKYGPETPFRF; this is encoded by the exons ATGGGCGAATCTCAGATTCTAAGCTTTTATTGGTCTTTTAAGACTTTGTATACTCTGTCGATCGTCTTATTTACTCTTCTTCACAGCTTCCCATTTCAAGCTCAAGCTGCTCCCCCTGCTG GTTCGTTGATAAAGCACATGTCCTCGGTTCTCAAGTGGACTACAGGTTCATCCTCTAAAACATCCTCCCAATCAg AAACTGCTAATGTAGTTCAGTTTGAGAATGGTTACTTGGTCGAAACCGTTGTGGAAGGAAACGAGATCGGTTCCCTTCCTTACAAGATTCGTGTCTCTGACGACGGAGAGCTTTATGCTGTCGATGAAGTTAACAGCAACATCATCAAAATCACTCCTCCCTTGTCTCACT ACAGCAGGGGAAGATTGGTGGCTGGATCTTTTCAAGGTAAAACAGGACATGCTGATGGTAAACCAAATGAGGCTCGTTTTAATCATCCTAGAGGAGTCACTATGGATGATAAAGGCAATGTTTATGTCGCTGACACTTTGAATCTAGCCATCCGAAAGATTGGTGATTCTG GTGTTACTACAATAGCTGGTGGGAAATCGAATGTAGCTGGGTTTAGAGATGGACCAAGCGAGGATGCTAAATTCTCAAACGATTTCGATCTTGTTTATGTCCGTCCTACTTGCTCCTTGCTGGTTATCGACAGAGGTAACGCTGCTCTTCGCCAGATCTCTCTTGCTGAAGAGGACTGCGAGTATCACTCTAGCTCAATCTCTTCTACTG ATCATTTACCAGATATCCTCTTGGTTATTGGTGCCGTTGTCATTGGTTACGCTACTTGTTTGCTCCAGCAAGGTTTCGGACATTCTTTTGTCTCTAAGACG TCAGAAATCAGCTTTGAAGAGGAGCAATCAGGAAAAGAGAAGCTCTCTCGACCTGTCCTtgagacaacaacaacaacagccaAGGAAGAACCTGGTTGGCCATCGTTTGGACAACTCCTTATCGATCTCTGCAAACTCGCTCTCGAGTTTTTCACCAGCAACCTAGTCCCAGCCCGTTTCAAAACCAGCGCCAATCTAAGGCCACTTAAAGATAGACTCAAAATGCCTGAAGACGAGCAAGAACCACCTTTAGTCCAAAGACATACTGCTCCAGCACCAATCTCTGAGTCCCGACACGCCCACTTACCTAAACAGAGTGATACTTACCCTGAGCATAAGCCGTCGAAGACAAGATCAAGTAGTGCAACAAAGGATCCATCATCCAAGCACCATCGGTCGTCATCATCAAAACGGCAGGAGTATGCTCAGTTTTACGCCTCGGGGGAGGTTGTGCAACCACCAAAGGTCCATAAAGAGCGATCAAGGCGTCGCCATAGAGATAAAACAACCGAGACAGAACCAAAGACAACAACAGCATCAGATACGGTGAAGCCAGTAGAGTACAGTAATAGTTCAAAGTTTGATCATTTCAACATGAGGAACAGTAAGTATGGACCTGAAACTCCATTCCGCTTCTAG
- the BNAA03G33600D gene encoding uncharacterized protein BNAA03G33600D isoform X2 has translation MGESQILSFYWSFKTLYTLSIVLFTLLHSFPFQAQAAPPAGSLIKHMSSVLKWTTGSSSKTSSQSETANVVQFENGYLVETVVEGNEIGSLPYKIRVSDDGELYAVDEVNSNIIKITPPLSHYSRGRLVAGSFQGKTGHADGKPNEARFNHPRGVTMDDKGNVYVADTLNLAIRKIGDSGVTTIAGGKSNVAGFRDGPSEDAKFSNDFDLVYVRPTCSLLVIDRGNAALRQISLAEEDCEYHSSSISSTDILLVIGAVVIGYATCLLQQGFGHSFVSKTSEISFEEEQSGKEKLSRPVLETTTTTAKEEPGWPSFGQLLIDLCKLALEFFTSNLVPARFKTSANLRPLKDRLKMPEDEQEPPLVQRHTAPAPISESRHAHLPKQSDTYPEHKPSKTRSSSATKDPSSKHHRSSSSKRQEYAQFYASGEVVQPPKVHKERSRRRHRDKTTETEPKTTTASDTVKPVEYSNSSKFDHFNMRNSKYGPETPFRF, from the exons ATGGGCGAATCTCAGATTCTAAGCTTTTATTGGTCTTTTAAGACTTTGTATACTCTGTCGATCGTCTTATTTACTCTTCTTCACAGCTTCCCATTTCAAGCTCAAGCTGCTCCCCCTGCTG GTTCGTTGATAAAGCACATGTCCTCGGTTCTCAAGTGGACTACAGGTTCATCCTCTAAAACATCCTCCCAATCAg AAACTGCTAATGTAGTTCAGTTTGAGAATGGTTACTTGGTCGAAACCGTTGTGGAAGGAAACGAGATCGGTTCCCTTCCTTACAAGATTCGTGTCTCTGACGACGGAGAGCTTTATGCTGTCGATGAAGTTAACAGCAACATCATCAAAATCACTCCTCCCTTGTCTCACT ACAGCAGGGGAAGATTGGTGGCTGGATCTTTTCAAGGTAAAACAGGACATGCTGATGGTAAACCAAATGAGGCTCGTTTTAATCATCCTAGAGGAGTCACTATGGATGATAAAGGCAATGTTTATGTCGCTGACACTTTGAATCTAGCCATCCGAAAGATTGGTGATTCTG GTGTTACTACAATAGCTGGTGGGAAATCGAATGTAGCTGGGTTTAGAGATGGACCAAGCGAGGATGCTAAATTCTCAAACGATTTCGATCTTGTTTATGTCCGTCCTACTTGCTCCTTGCTGGTTATCGACAGAGGTAACGCTGCTCTTCGCCAGATCTCTCTTGCTGAAGAGGACTGCGAGTATCACTCTAGCTCAATCTCTTCTACTG ATATCCTCTTGGTTATTGGTGCCGTTGTCATTGGTTACGCTACTTGTTTGCTCCAGCAAGGTTTCGGACATTCTTTTGTCTCTAAGACG TCAGAAATCAGCTTTGAAGAGGAGCAATCAGGAAAAGAGAAGCTCTCTCGACCTGTCCTtgagacaacaacaacaacagccaAGGAAGAACCTGGTTGGCCATCGTTTGGACAACTCCTTATCGATCTCTGCAAACTCGCTCTCGAGTTTTTCACCAGCAACCTAGTCCCAGCCCGTTTCAAAACCAGCGCCAATCTAAGGCCACTTAAAGATAGACTCAAAATGCCTGAAGACGAGCAAGAACCACCTTTAGTCCAAAGACATACTGCTCCAGCACCAATCTCTGAGTCCCGACACGCCCACTTACCTAAACAGAGTGATACTTACCCTGAGCATAAGCCGTCGAAGACAAGATCAAGTAGTGCAACAAAGGATCCATCATCCAAGCACCATCGGTCGTCATCATCAAAACGGCAGGAGTATGCTCAGTTTTACGCCTCGGGGGAGGTTGTGCAACCACCAAAGGTCCATAAAGAGCGATCAAGGCGTCGCCATAGAGATAAAACAACCGAGACAGAACCAAAGACAACAACAGCATCAGATACGGTGAAGCCAGTAGAGTACAGTAATAGTTCAAAGTTTGATCATTTCAACATGAGGAACAGTAAGTATGGACCTGAAACTCCATTCCGCTTCTAG